From the bacterium genome, the window CGGGCAGTACTGGCCGGAGAAATGATGAGCAAGACTTGGTCGTAAGTTTGCAGTCGTCACCCTTCGACTTCGCTCAGGGCGACAAGCCTGCACTGCACCAAGGATATCTCCCTACCCCTCTATCTCCTCCACCACCTTCTTCAGTCTTTTGTCCGGGATGAACCAGAGTATCGCCACCGAGACAAAGAGCGCATCGGAAACCCACTGCTCAAACGGGGCCGCGGCAATCGCCGCCAGATAACATCCGATCGAGATCTTCCCTTTCAGATCAGTCCCGAATGATTCCGCCAGTTTCGAATCTTTCCCGTGCTGGCAAACGATCGACCATTGCAGAATCGTGTAGGCGATCGCCGCAAAGAGCAGAATGACGCCGTAGAAAATTGTTGGCCAGACCGCGCCATGGTTTTCGCCGAGCCATCCGGTGGCAAACGGCACCAGCGACAACCAAAACAGCAGATGCAGATTGCTCCACATCACGCGGGCCGTCACCCGCTTGGTCGCTTTCAAGAGATGGTGGTGGTTGTTCCAGTAGATCCCGATGTAAGTGAAACTGAGGATATAGGTCAAAAAGGTCGGCAGGATCGGACGGAGTGCGGCGAGCGAGTCGCCGTGCGGGACTTTCAGTTCCAGCACCATGATGGTGATGATGATGGCGAGCACGCCATCGGAGAATGCTTCGAGTCTTCCAGCGGTCATCGGTTCCTCATTTGTTGCAGGGACAATGAAAAGCTGGACGGCGGGAAAATCAATCCTTTAAATTGGAGTGACCGGGCCCACGATTAACCTTTGGAGTGCACTGCTATGGCTCGTTCGGATGATCTCTACTCGCTTCCGGAAAACCTGCCGGTGCCGGTCGATGATGGCGCGTGTGACCATCTGGCCGGGATGCCGCTCCCCTCGATCCCTCTGCCGGCAACCGATGGTACATTGGTCGATCTGACAAAACTGAGTGGGCGCAGTGTCGTCTTCATCTACCCACGTACCGGCCTGCCGGATGTTGATTCGCCTCCCGGATGGGACCAGATCGCCGGACTCCGAGGCTGCACACCGCAAGCCTGCCGCTACCGTGACAGCTACGAGCTGTTTCTTGCGCTTGGGGTGAGGCTGTTTGGATTAAGCAGTCAGGAGAGCAGTTATCAGCAGGAGATGGTGTCGCGGCTGCATCTGCCATTTCTCGTGTTGAGTGATGCCGAATTGAAATTCGCTCATGCACTCAATTTGCCAACCGTGACGATCGATGGGTTGACGGTCATCAAACGGATCTCGCTGGTGATTGAAGAGTCGGTAATTCGGAAAGTCTTCTATCCGGTCTTTCCGCCGGACCAAAGCGCAGAGCATGTGTTGGAATGGCTTCGCGCCAACCAGACGAAACAGCGGACTTAATCAGGCAATGCCACTGGATGGCGGCACAAGCGGCGGAGGAGTGACCGGAGGAGGGTCGTTGGGCAGCGGTCGGTCGGTACCATCGAGATTGAGTGGTCGACGGCAATGTTTGATACCCAGGATGATTGCGCCGGCGCCGATCACGCTGACCAGGATATAAATCACCAGCCCGACATACGGCAACGCAAACATCGCATAGACAAGGATCAAGCCAAGGAACAGCGCCGATTTGCTGAGCGGCTGCGAGCCCTGTTTTACGCGCCCGATGATCAGGTAGCCGATCACGAGAGCGGCGACGATCTTGCCGGAGTAGAAGATGATCGCCCCGGTGATCGACAGGAAACTGGTGATCGGGACCATCAGGAGAGAGAAGATCAGGATCAACGCGCCAAACGGTGCGGCATCGGTATTGATCACCACCATTCCGGCGATCATGGTGGCGAGGGCGAAGATCAAGACGATCACGCAGAGCAGCAACATCACGATCCCAAGTAGACCGGCCGCAACGGCGACTGAAAAGCGATTATGAAGTTGCGAGAAGGATTCTTCGGCGTACGGACGGAACAGCCGCACGACGATAATGCCGAAAAGGAATGCGGCAAAGATCGACGAGATCCGCAAGACCAGCGAAGTATAGCGGTCTTCGTCTTCTTCCTTTTTCTCTTCATCTTCGGACGGTAAGAGCCAACTGGTGCCGCCGGAGATAGTCACGCCTTTGGCGGAATCGATCACGGCTTCGTTTTTGGAAGTGTATGTCAGTTTGCCGATGATAACTGCGGGGGGGACGATAGTGATCTCGTCGGCATTCAGGGTAACATCGCCGGCGATCACGCCGGAGATCTCGATACGCCGGGCTTCCGCTTTCAGGTTCCCTTTGATGGCGCCATCGATCATGACATTTGCGCCAAAGATATTGAGGTCCCGTTCGATCACCGCTCCCTGGGCAACACTGACCTCGCTGCCGAACAACAAGGCAGACCGTCCGACATACCCGCTCACTTCGATCTCTTCGGCGAAAATGCGGAGAGTCCCGCCGACCTTTCCGGAGTGATCGATCTTGCGGCCGAAATAATTCGCGGACTGGGTGACCTCACCCTGTTGCGAAGCGATATAAGCAAAGCAGGCGAGATCGCCATTGATCAGTCCCTGCAGTTGGAAGCGATTTGACCAGACATACAGGTCATCATCGATCGTCTCGAGATTGGTGACCATGTAGCTGTTGGTCTTTTTGAAGGTGGAGGCGACCGATAGATCGGCGCAGAGCACTAGCGCGAAAATGGCCGCGCTGAGCAGCCAGAGGACCGTGGTATGGCGATTATGTGTCTTCAGGTTTTTCATATGCTCCGCTAGTGTTCTCTACGACTGGAGCCAACACAAGTTGCCACACCGTTCGGAAAAACGCAAACTAAAAGGTTGTCCGGAACATGCCACGGGATATATTGTTACGCCACCAAACGTATATCAAGAGGGACCATGGACCAACCGCTCGTCATCGGGATTGTCATGCTGATGTCATTTGGCATCGCCGGTCTGCTCTTTGGGCTCATCTGGCGCAACCCTCCTTTCCGCATTCCCGGATGGCTCAGTCTGGTCGCTGCAATAGTGACACTCACCGGAATCTGGCTGGTTGTCGCACAGATTGATCGTCTCGAACAATACGTACATCTGCGCGGTTGGACATCGGTGCCTGGAGTGATTGTCGATTCACGAGTAGTCGGTGAGCGAGCGTACCGTCCGGAGATCCTCTACGAGTATCAAGTCGATACGATTGTTTATCGCGACAGCACCAGTCTTGACCCACCCGGATTTGGCGGACGAAACTCGAAGCGCGACGCCGCCGAAGGGGTGGCCTCGGAGTATCCGGTCGGCAAGCAGGTGTTGATACACTACGACCCGTCAAACCCGGCGGATTCGCGACTGAAGATCACTCCCCCCTGGTCGGTCTATGGGAAGACCGGATTCGGCGGATTCCTCTTTGGGGCTGGGCTTTTTCTACTGGCGTTGTTTATCGCCCAGCGGCGGCGTAGCCGAGCGACCCGCTAATTGGCCGACCGCGTCATTTCCGGCTCAAGAAATCCAGACTCGTCCCGTTTTCCCCGCTTTGCCTCTAATATCCCTTTCACCACCAGATAAACGGCCAGCAGGATCAGCGAAAGCGAGGCAATACCGTTGATGATCATGACCGAGGTTATCTGCTCCGAACTGAAATTGTTCCAGGTCAGTTTTCCCAGCGCCCAGAGGGTGATGGTCAGCACAAAAAGCATTGGGAGCAAGGTGAAGGCGATCCGTCGACGCGCCTTGTACAGCCAGATAGAAATCGCCAGCAGGGTCAGGGCGGCGAGCAATTGATTTGAGGCGCCGAAAAGCGTCCAGAAGCCGCGCCAGCCGGCATCAAGCGAACTGGCCACAAAATAGACGGGGACTGCTACGGTGATAAGGGTGGCACTTATCGCACCCAGTTTCCCCGGCCAGTGGAAGATCTCCTGAATGATGTATCGTCCCAGCCGGGTGCAGACATCAAGCGTATCAAAGACAAACGTCGAAAAGGCCATTGCGCCAAAGGTAATAGCGAACGGCAGATTCTCTTCGCCGAT encodes:
- a CDS encoding DUF1211 domain-containing protein, translated to MTAGRLEAFSDGVLAIIITIMVLELKVPHGDSLAALRPILPTFLTYILSFTYIGIYWNNHHHLLKATKRVTARVMWSNLHLLFWLSLVPFATGWLGENHGAVWPTIFYGVILLFAAIAYTILQWSIVCQHGKDSKLAESFGTDLKGKISIGCYLAAIAAAPFEQWVSDALFVSVAILWFIPDKRLKKVVEEIEG
- a CDS encoding DUF3592 domain-containing protein codes for the protein MDQPLVIGIVMLMSFGIAGLLFGLIWRNPPFRIPGWLSLVAAIVTLTGIWLVVAQIDRLEQYVHLRGWTSVPGVIVDSRVVGERAYRPEILYEYQVDTIVYRDSTSLDPPGFGGRNSKRDAAEGVASEYPVGKQVLIHYDPSNPADSRLKITPPWSVYGKTGFGGFLFGAGLFLLALFIAQRRRSRATR
- a CDS encoding peroxiredoxin, producing the protein MARSDDLYSLPENLPVPVDDGACDHLAGMPLPSIPLPATDGTLVDLTKLSGRSVVFIYPRTGLPDVDSPPGWDQIAGLRGCTPQACRYRDSYELFLALGVRLFGLSSQESSYQQEMVSRLHLPFLVLSDAELKFAHALNLPTVTIDGLTVIKRISLVIEESVIRKVFYPVFPPDQSAEHVLEWLRANQTKQRT